Proteins from a single region of Acidobacteriota bacterium:
- a CDS encoding FtsX-like permease family protein yields the protein MSWPGECARRVWMLVGQRRWRRELSEEMRLHRELRGGGARRFGNELRLLERSQAQWGWTWLETWAQDIRHGLRLLRRTPLITALALVSLGLGIGATTALFTLTDAVLLRPLPVSHPERLVWLQTRFGFSPRMFSRLQEQNGLFAGVAAADDVMLPTAGGGRASNLLVSGSYFGTLGLHAERGRLLAASDDYEGCPAIADISDAFWRSHYQASLTALGSAIELGAQWFDVVGVTPPGFSGTIAGRGFDLALPLCDESIVLGPNNYGEAWGDSTNLNVYARLLPGENARQAQARLNAVEQQLIAAMPADTLVAQRKSFRVRLESASQRPSALRINLGAPIVALLGIAGLVWLLACANLTALMLARASARQPEIAMRLALGASRARLVRQLITESILLTLGGLALAWPLAVWACRAAVAFWSMHGTAPALDLRTDFRVLLFLTGLTVATALLMGLWPSLRASDAQLSSSARQNRPRAALGWRMIAGQLALALVLLAAAGLFARSLAELTGPSKGFDARHVLLVEYPVVRGASRAEITRLVAVRQTAMERIKVLPGVEDIAAARTIPAGWESTLTATVWPKADGGHWRAALFNAVSPGYFATLRTPVLQGRTFEPSDIDQPVVIIDSALARMLFPGHNPIGETFEAYTGPKGRRTVRVVGLVADTHNWQLQRAAPPTAYIPITGVFWPASTLFVRTPLSAAALGEEVRHALGSSAAFTVQPFTALMDQGIKPQRMLTWLAALFGGLGVVLAGLGLYGVTAYNALRRRREFGIRVALGAGEGTIARQVLREAGVALAAGLVIGGGVAFTLARVLRAELGRVLYGVKAQDAAAWAGAVALLCAVALLAAWWPARRAARADAMAALREE from the coding sequence ATGAGCTGGCCTGGCGAATGCGCGCGGCGGGTGTGGATGCTGGTGGGTCAGCGGCGCTGGCGGCGCGAGCTCAGCGAGGAGATGCGGCTGCACCGGGAGCTGCGGGGCGGTGGCGCACGACGCTTCGGCAATGAGCTGCGGCTGCTGGAGCGCAGCCAGGCGCAGTGGGGCTGGACGTGGCTGGAGACCTGGGCGCAGGACATCCGCCACGGCCTGCGGCTGCTGCGGCGCACGCCGCTGATCACGGCGCTGGCGCTGGTATCGCTGGGGCTGGGGATCGGCGCCACGACGGCGCTATTCACGCTGACCGATGCGGTGCTGCTGCGGCCGCTGCCAGTGAGTCATCCGGAACGGCTGGTCTGGCTGCAGACAAGATTTGGCTTCAGCCCGCGGATGTTTAGCCGCCTTCAGGAGCAGAACGGACTTTTCGCCGGCGTTGCTGCCGCTGACGATGTAATGCTGCCGACTGCGGGCGGGGGGCGTGCGTCGAATCTCTTGGTCAGCGGCAGTTATTTCGGCACACTCGGCTTGCACGCCGAACGCGGGCGTCTGCTCGCTGCCAGCGACGATTATGAAGGCTGCCCAGCGATAGCCGATATCAGCGACGCGTTCTGGCGCAGTCATTATCAAGCTTCCCTCACGGCGCTGGGCTCGGCCATCGAACTTGGCGCGCAATGGTTTGATGTTGTCGGGGTCACGCCACCCGGATTTTCGGGCACGATAGCGGGCCGGGGATTCGACCTCGCCCTGCCGTTGTGCGACGAGAGCATCGTGCTCGGGCCCAACAATTATGGCGAGGCCTGGGGCGACTCGACCAACCTCAATGTGTACGCCCGCCTGCTGCCTGGTGAAAACGCAAGACAAGCGCAGGCCCGGCTGAACGCCGTCGAGCAACAACTGATCGCAGCCATGCCTGCGGACACACTCGTGGCGCAACGAAAGTCTTTCCGCGTACGGTTGGAGTCCGCTTCGCAGCGGCCGTCGGCCCTACGCATAAATCTGGGTGCGCCAATTGTGGCTTTACTCGGAATTGCCGGGCTGGTCTGGCTGCTGGCTTGCGCGAATCTCACGGCACTGATGCTGGCACGTGCGTCGGCACGGCAACCGGAAATCGCCATGCGCCTTGCGCTTGGCGCGTCGCGGGCGCGGCTGGTGCGGCAGCTAATCACCGAAAGTATTCTGCTTACTCTCGGTGGCCTGGCGCTCGCGTGGCCGCTCGCGGTCTGGGCGTGCCGTGCCGCCGTAGCGTTCTGGTCGATGCACGGCACTGCACCGGCCCTGGATCTCAGGACCGATTTCCGGGTGCTGCTCTTCCTCACCGGTCTGACGGTGGCAACGGCGCTGCTGATGGGCTTGTGGCCGTCGCTGCGGGCGAGCGACGCGCAGCTCAGCTCGAGCGCGCGGCAGAACCGCCCGCGTGCGGCGCTGGGGTGGCGGATGATCGCCGGGCAGCTCGCACTGGCGCTGGTGCTGCTTGCCGCGGCAGGGTTGTTCGCACGCTCGCTGGCGGAGCTTACTGGGCCCAGCAAGGGCTTTGACGCTCGTCATGTCTTGCTGGTTGAATACCCAGTGGTACGTGGCGCCAGCAGGGCCGAGATTACGCGGCTGGTTGCCGTGCGGCAAACGGCTATGGAGCGCATTAAGGTCCTTCCGGGCGTCGAGGACATCGCCGCCGCCCGCACGATTCCGGCCGGATGGGAGTCCACGCTGACGGCAACCGTTTGGCCCAAGGCCGATGGCGGTCACTGGCGGGCCGCGCTCTTCAATGCCGTATCGCCTGGTTACTTCGCCACGCTGCGCACACCGGTATTGCAGGGGCGGACGTTCGAGCCCAGCGACATCGATCAGCCGGTGGTGATCATCGACTCTGCCCTCGCCAGGATGTTGTTTCCCGGCCACAACCCCATTGGCGAAACTTTCGAGGCCTACACTGGCCCCAAGGGCCGGCGCACGGTGCGAGTCGTCGGCCTGGTCGCTGATACCCACAACTGGCAGTTGCAGCGGGCCGCACCGCCGACCGCCTACATTCCGATCACCGGCGTGTTCTGGCCGGCTTCGACGCTCTTTGTGCGCACGCCGCTTTCGGCCGCTGCGTTGGGCGAGGAGGTCCGGCACGCGCTCGGCAGCAGCGCCGCATTCACCGTCCAGCCGTTTACCGCGCTGATGGACCAGGGCATCAAGCCGCAGCGCATGCTGACGTGGCTGGCGGCGTTGTTTGGCGGCTTAGGGGTGGTGCTGGCCGGGCTGGGGCTGTACGGCGTGACGGCCTACAATGCCCTGCGGCGGAGGCGGGAGTTTGGCATTCGTGTGGCCTTGGGCGCAGGCGAGGGCACGATTGCTCGGCAGGTGCTGCGGGAGGCGGGCGTGGCGCTGGCGGCGGGGCTGGTCATCGGCGGAGGCGTGGCGTTCACGCTGGCGCGCGTGCTGCGGGCAGAGCTGGGCAGGGTGCTGTACGGCGTGAAGGCGCAGGATGCGGCGGCGTGGGCGGGCGCGGTTGCGCTGCTGTGCGCGGTTGCCTTGCTGGCGGCGTGGTGGCCGGCGCGGCGCGCGGCGCGAGCCGATGCGATGGCGGCGCTGCGGGAGGAATAG
- a CDS encoding FtsX-like permease family protein: MGELWRRVRMLLGRRRWRRELAQEMRLHRELRGSGSVRRFGNELRLLERSQAQWGWTWLETWAQDIRHGLRLLRRTPLITALALVSLGLGIGATTALFTLTDAILLRPLPVSHPEQLAQVYTQAPRMKRPSPSFTNPMWEQVRDHEDVFSGAFAWSANQFVLTTGGPRETVWGVWASGGYFSTLGVHAEMGRVFGPQDDYPSCPNIADISDAFWRSRFGGSAKALGATLRLDGHLYTVVGVMQAGFPGTDVGTQVNVVVPLCDERQMLNVRDAWWLMVMGRLRPGMSLKAAGVRLAATAPAWLAATVPGDWTAAEQAGYRARRMGLASGARGMSRIGRRYGSALEILLAIAGLILLVACANLAALMLARAAARRQEIAVRQALGAGRARLIRQLMTESALLAAGGLALGVAFAKWACRAAETLLKAQLNLAPDGRMLACAIGATVLTGLLVGLAPALSTSRAQAPSRAAGRRAAVAAVAIAVVLLAGAGLFLRSFAKLGNIGLGFDPAHVTLLEVDNQNALRISNAAVAARAQALAALRALPGVSSASGSFIIPGQGMEWDTPVHSRTGAIPDALLNGVSPGYFATLRTPLLAGRDFKAQDRRGTATVAIVNEAAARMLFPNGRVLGQEIMQGEGKDIQRAQVVGVVADAKYLTVQETAPAQVYFALAQLKEGFPTTSFELRSSLPGAVLGAEVKLAMAAADPAASYAVLSYNRLLVGILLPQRLLAWLSALFGGLALLLTAIGLYGIMAYNAERRRREFGIRLALGAEPRSVLRLALGDAAWVVGIGVSLGVPLAWASARAAQAELSKLLYGLRPTDAATLGAAVAVLVAAALVAAWLPARRAARTDPMSTLRDE, translated from the coding sequence ATGGGCGAATTGTGGCGGCGGGTGCGGATGCTGTTGGGGCGGCGGCGCTGGCGGCGGGAGCTGGCCCAGGAGATGCGGCTGCACCGGGAGCTGCGGGGCAGCGGCAGCGTGCGGCGCTTCGGCAATGAGCTGCGGCTGCTGGAGCGGAGCCAGGCGCAGTGGGGCTGGACGTGGCTGGAGACCTGGGCGCAGGATATCCGGCACGGGCTGCGCCTGCTGCGGCGCACGCCGCTGATCACGGCGCTGGCGCTGGTATCGCTGGGGCTGGGGATCGGCGCCACGACGGCGCTATTCACGCTGACCGATGCGATACTACTGCGGCCGCTGCCGGTGAGCCATCCCGAGCAGTTGGCGCAAGTCTATACACAGGCGCCGCGGATGAAGCGGCCGTCGCCTTCGTTCACCAACCCGATGTGGGAGCAGGTGCGCGATCACGAGGATGTGTTCTCGGGCGCGTTCGCGTGGAGCGCGAATCAGTTTGTGCTCACGACGGGCGGGCCACGGGAGACGGTGTGGGGCGTTTGGGCGAGCGGAGGGTATTTCTCGACGTTGGGCGTACACGCCGAGATGGGGCGGGTGTTTGGGCCGCAGGATGACTACCCGAGCTGCCCGAACATTGCCGACATCAGCGACGCCTTCTGGCGGAGCCGTTTCGGCGGATCGGCCAAAGCACTGGGGGCAACGCTGCGGCTCGACGGCCATCTGTACACCGTCGTAGGTGTGATGCAGGCGGGATTTCCAGGCACGGACGTGGGCACGCAGGTGAACGTTGTGGTGCCGCTGTGCGACGAACGGCAGATGTTGAACGTCCGCGACGCCTGGTGGCTGATGGTGATGGGGCGGCTGAGGCCGGGAATGAGCCTGAAGGCGGCCGGAGTGCGGCTGGCGGCGACAGCGCCGGCGTGGCTGGCGGCGACCGTGCCGGGCGACTGGACGGCGGCGGAGCAAGCGGGCTACCGCGCGCGGCGGATGGGCCTGGCGTCGGGCGCGCGCGGCATGTCGAGGATAGGGCGTCGTTACGGTTCGGCGCTGGAGATCCTGCTTGCCATTGCCGGACTAATTCTGCTGGTCGCCTGCGCCAATCTGGCGGCGCTGATGCTGGCGCGGGCGGCGGCACGGCGGCAGGAAATTGCCGTGCGGCAAGCGCTGGGAGCGGGGCGCGCGCGGCTGATCCGTCAGCTTATGACGGAAAGCGCGCTGCTCGCCGCGGGCGGCCTGGCGCTGGGCGTGGCCTTTGCGAAGTGGGCGTGCCGCGCGGCGGAGACGTTGCTCAAGGCGCAGCTCAACCTGGCGCCGGATGGCCGCATGCTCGCCTGCGCGATCGGAGCCACGGTGCTGACGGGGTTGCTGGTGGGCCTGGCGCCGGCGCTCAGCACCAGCCGCGCCCAGGCGCCTTCGCGGGCGGCGGGACGGCGCGCTGCGGTGGCGGCGGTGGCGATTGCGGTGGTGTTGCTGGCGGGAGCGGGACTGTTTTTGCGCAGCTTTGCCAAGCTGGGCAACATCGGACTCGGGTTTGATCCGGCGCATGTGACGTTGCTGGAGGTCGACAATCAAAACGCGCTCCGGATCAGCAACGCCGCCGTGGCAGCGCGCGCACAGGCGTTAGCGGCTCTGCGGGCGCTGCCGGGCGTGAGCAGTGCGAGCGGGTCGTTTATCATTCCGGGCCAGGGAATGGAGTGGGATACGCCGGTGCACAGCCGCACAGGAGCAATTCCGGATGCGCTGCTGAATGGCGTCTCGCCCGGCTATTTCGCCACGCTGCGCACGCCGCTGCTCGCGGGGCGCGACTTCAAGGCACAGGACCGGCGGGGCACGGCCACGGTCGCGATCGTGAATGAGGCGGCGGCACGGATGCTATTCCCCAACGGCCGGGTACTGGGGCAGGAGATCATGCAAGGCGAAGGCAAGGACATTCAGCGGGCGCAGGTGGTGGGGGTGGTGGCTGACGCCAAATATTTAACCGTGCAAGAGACGGCGCCGGCGCAGGTGTATTTTGCGCTGGCGCAGTTGAAGGAGGGTTTTCCGACCACCAGCTTTGAGCTGCGCTCGTCACTGCCGGGAGCAGTGCTGGGGGCGGAGGTGAAGCTGGCAATGGCAGCCGCGGATCCAGCGGCGAGCTACGCGGTGCTGAGCTACAACCGGCTGCTGGTGGGCATCCTGCTGCCGCAGCGGCTGCTGGCGTGGCTGTCGGCCCTGTTTGGCGGCCTCGCGCTGCTGCTGACGGCGATCGGGCTATACGGCATCATGGCGTACAATGCGGAGCGGCGGAGGCGGGAGTTCGGCATCCGGCTGGCGCTGGGCGCCGAGCCGCGCTCGGTGCTGCGGCTGGCGCTGGGCGATGCAGCCTGGGTGGTGGGCATTGGGGTTTCCCTCGGCGTGCCGCTGGCGTGGGCAAGCGCGCGGGCGGCGCAGGCGGAGCTGAGCAAGCTGCTGTACGGCTTGCGGCCGACGGATGCAGCCACGCTCGGAGCCGCGGTTGCGGTGCTGGTGGCCGCGGCACTGGTGGCGGCGTGGCTGC
- the yacG gene encoding DNA gyrase inhibitor YacG, whose translation MRCPICHKPVAEDDPEFPFCSQRCRTIDLGNWASGVYRVPVKPDEPDSPPDEKQ comes from the coding sequence ATGCGCTGCCCGATATGCCACAAACCGGTGGCGGAAGATGACCCGGAATTCCCCTTCTGCAGCCAGCGCTGCCGGACGATTGATTTGGGCAACTGGGCGAGTGGCGTCTACCGCGTGCCGGTAAAACCGGACGAACCTGACTCTCCGCCCGACGAGAAACAATAG
- a CDS encoding PadR family transcriptional regulator, protein MRPDEIPPGTLVLLILVTLERQAPLHGFEIAEAIERRSEDVLRVEEGSLYPALQRMLVKGWIVGEWGQTSENRRARYYRLTPAGRKQLTAERAQFARVMGAVGKVLQPV, encoded by the coding sequence ATGCGTCCTGATGAGATTCCGCCGGGAACGCTGGTGCTGCTGATTCTGGTCACGCTCGAACGGCAGGCGCCACTGCACGGGTTTGAGATTGCCGAAGCCATTGAGCGGCGGTCGGAGGACGTGCTGCGAGTGGAAGAGGGGTCGCTGTATCCGGCGCTGCAGCGGATGCTGGTGAAAGGCTGGATCGTGGGCGAGTGGGGCCAGACGAGCGAGAACCGGCGCGCCCGCTATTACCGGCTGACGCCTGCCGGGCGGAAGCAATTGACGGCGGAGCGGGCGCAGTTTGCGCGGGTAATGGGCGCGGTGGGAAAGGTGCTGCAGCCGGTATGA